A section of the Nitrospinaceae bacterium genome encodes:
- a CDS encoding sulfite exporter TauE/SafE family protein yields the protein MLFFLEFLLLGLGVGIFGTMVGAGGGFILTPILLLLFPGRPAEIITATSLSVVALNALSGSIAYHRLKRIDIKTSLSYGLVASPWVVLGTFVTAQVGRGAFDILLGLGLMALCISLFRGNSPSESVRKEGEDLAAGWVERQITDSNGRVYHFFFRFRLGLWLSTGVGFCSSFFGIGGGPIYVPLLIQVLRIPVHIATATSQFILLTGTTVAVVTHFFQGNLHTMGDIIIPLSIGVVGGAQIGAKLSGKLKSTTLTRIFVVLLSLISIRVLYQGFSVVLD from the coding sequence ATGCTTTTCTTTCTTGAGTTTCTTTTGCTCGGGCTGGGTGTCGGCATCTTCGGCACAATGGTCGGCGCCGGCGGGGGATTTATTCTCACCCCCATCCTCTTGCTCCTCTTCCCGGGGCGCCCCGCCGAGATCATCACGGCCACATCGCTTTCGGTCGTTGCTTTAAATGCCCTGTCCGGATCGATCGCCTACCATCGCCTCAAACGAATCGACATAAAAACAAGTCTGTCATACGGACTCGTAGCCTCTCCCTGGGTCGTTCTGGGGACGTTTGTCACCGCCCAGGTGGGAAGAGGCGCCTTCGACATTCTTTTAGGCTTGGGTCTGATGGCTCTTTGCATTTCCCTGTTTCGCGGCAACTCTCCCTCAGAGAGCGTCCGCAAAGAAGGAGAAGACCTTGCCGCCGGATGGGTTGAGCGGCAAATCACCGATAGCAATGGCCGCGTTTATCATTTCTTTTTCCGCTTTCGCCTCGGCCTATGGCTGAGCACGGGCGTCGGCTTTTGCTCAAGCTTTTTTGGCATCGGTGGGGGGCCCATTTATGTACCCCTTCTCATTCAGGTATTACGCATTCCCGTTCATATTGCCACGGCGACCTCGCAGTTTATCCTTCTCACGGGGACCACAGTGGCCGTCGTCACCCATTTTTTTCAAGGTAACTTGCACACCATGGGGGATATTATTATTCCCCTCTCGATAGGGGTTGTAGGAGGGGCCCAGATTGGGGCCAAGTTGTCGGGAAAGCTCAAATCCACAACCCTGACACGGATTTTTGTCGTTCTTTTGAGCCTGATATCAATCAGAGTGCTCTACCAGGGCTTCTCTGTGGTTCTAGATTAA
- a CDS encoding enoyl-CoA hydratase/isomerase family protein yields MSYKTIVVEVKDKTLWVGLNRPKTLNAMNFDMINEVIDAYTQLDEDPDIGVGVMYGLNGNFSSGGDMDMMLGLNEQTGHVWNNKMRRLCMLLRNCGKPTIAMVRGWCIGGGNEWQLYNDLCIASENATFGQSGAKVGALPVVGATQYLPILMGDRRAREMLFLAKRYSAAEAKESGLINEVVPDDKLEATAEEWSATINSHAPATLRYMKTSLNFLGDLHYPSWMHGSELLNAVWNNEQSVEGMNAFKEKRRADFSQFPR; encoded by the coding sequence ATGAGCTACAAAACAATAGTGGTTGAAGTGAAAGACAAAACGCTGTGGGTGGGTCTTAACCGGCCGAAAACGCTAAACGCCATGAATTTTGACATGATCAACGAGGTCATCGATGCCTACACCCAACTCGACGAGGACCCCGACATCGGCGTCGGCGTGATGTACGGACTAAATGGCAACTTCTCCTCGGGCGGCGATATGGACATGATGCTTGGCCTCAACGAGCAGACCGGCCATGTTTGGAACAATAAGATGCGTCGTCTTTGCATGCTTCTGCGAAACTGCGGCAAACCGACTATCGCCATGGTGCGCGGCTGGTGCATCGGCGGCGGAAACGAGTGGCAGCTCTATAACGATTTGTGCATCGCGAGCGAGAACGCAACTTTTGGCCAATCGGGCGCGAAAGTGGGTGCGCTTCCCGTCGTCGGCGCCACCCAGTATCTGCCAATTTTAATGGGAGATCGCCGGGCCCGCGAAATGCTGTTCCTCGCCAAGCGCTATAGCGCAGCGGAGGCCAAAGAATCGGGCCTTATCAATGAAGTTGTGCCCGACGACAAACTTGAGGCAACCGCCGAGGAATGGAGCGCAACGATCAACAGCCATGCACCGGCCACCCTGCGCTACATGAAAACGAGCCTCAACTTCCTGGGCGACCTGCACTATCCATCATGGATGCACGGCAGCGAATTGCTCAACGCCGTTTGGAACAATGAGCAGTCCGTCGAAGGAATGAACGCTTTTAAGGAAAAACGGCGGGCTGATTTCAGCCAGTTCCCGCGTTAG